CCGCACCGCTCCGTCAGCAGCGGATCGATATACACCCCGTACACAGCGCGCGCGTTTTTATACGCGAACGCAAAGCAGACAAAAGCCGCTCCGACGGCAAAGCCAGCGGCCGCCGGAAGCATCCGTTTCAGCATATTCATGCAGCCAGTATACCACGGAGCGGCGGCGTTGTCATGGGGCCGCATGATTTAACGGAAAATTAACATTCGGACGGACTTTTCCCATTGAAAGCCACGCGCCGTATCTGGTACCCTATCGTGTGAACGTCATATCTATCATTTTTCAATTAATCGGAAGTATCGGATTCCTCTTATACGGCATGAAGCTGATGAGCGACGGAATCCAGAAAAGCGCGGGCGAAAGTCTGCACCGCGTGCTGGGTCTTATGACAGGGAACAGATTCTTCGCCGTACTGACGGGGCTGTTCATTACGATGATCATCCAGTCGTCGAGCGCCACCACCGTAATGGTCGTTTCGTTCGTCAACGCCGGATTGCTTTCGCTGACGCAGTCGGTCGGCGTGATTTTCGGCGCGAATATCGGAACTACCGTAACCGCCTGGATCGTGTCGTTTTTCGGCTTCAACTTCAATATCACGCTGTTCGCAGTTCCGATGTTCGGTATCGGCTACATACTGACACTCATGAAAAAGCTGCACAAACACGCCATCGGTGAAGCGCTCATGGGATTCGGCCTGCTGTTTCTCGGGCTGAGTCTGCTGTCGTCGGCAATGCCGTCGCTCGACGCGGACAACGTCGGTTTTCTGGCCGCTCTGACCGGAAAAGGCGAACTGAGCATCCTGCTGGGAATAGCCGCCGGTCTTGCCGTTACGGTCATCATACATTCGTCGAGCGCGGCGACCGCGATCATTCTCACGATGTCGTACAACGGCCTTCTGCCGTGGGAATTCGCGGCGGCGATGGTGCTGGGAAGCAACATCGGAACCACGATCGACGCGGTACTCGCTTCGATCGGAACGAAAGTAAACGCACGGCGCGCGGCGCTCGTTCACGTACTGTTCAACGTTTCGGGAACCGTGCTCGCCGTCATATTTTTCCATCCGTTGCTGACGCTGGTAGATCTGCTCGTTCCCGGACCGGTGCAGGAATCGATCACCATGCACATCGCCATGCTGCACACGGTGTTCAACGTTGTCAACACGCTGCTGTTCCTGCCGTTTACCACACAGATAGCGCGGCTGACCGAACGGCTCATAAAACCCAAAAAAGACGAAATGCCCGACGTGTACCGGCTTGAGATTGCACCTGCAGGGGTTAAGGAAAACGCGGCGGCGGCAGTCGTCAGGGCCGAAAAAGAAATCGCGGACATGAGCGACGTCGTTATCCGCATGTTCGACCGCATTACCGGCGGCTTCGCCGACCGCAGCAAAACGTTCATCGCGGCAAACATGCAGCCGCTTGAAGCGGATGAAACGTACGCGGACCAGATGCAGGAAGAACTTTCAAAATATCTGGTTCACTGCCTCGACTTGCCGGTAACCGACAATCAGCGCAACAACATTTCGCAAATGCTCCGCATCGTAGACGAACTGGAAACAATGACCGACGACTGTTTTACAATCGCCCTGCTTCTGCAGCGGAGTATCGAAAAAAACATGAACTTTGCCCCGGAAGATATGGAACGGTTCGAGCCGTACGTCCGGCTCGTCAATCAGTTCGTCCGTCTGATCCGAGGCAACATCAACCACCACCTGACCGCGGAAAAAATGACGGAGGCGCAGGTTCTCGAAGATCAGATAGACCTGTTCCGCAAAAACCTGAAAAAAGTCGCCCGCAAGCGGCTCGAAAACGGCGCCGACGTCAAGTCGGAACTGCTGTACATCGATCTGGTGCGCAATCTCGAAAAAATCGGCGACCGCGCGTTCAGCATTTCGGAAGCGCTCAACCAGACAGTTTAAACCTGCCGTCCAAACCTGCCGTTCTGACAGGCTTTTCGAGCGGCGGTTCGAGTGTGCTTTTTTGGGTTACTTTTTCATCAGTTCGGCGTATTTCGCCGAAAGCCGTTTCGCCTTTTCCGCAGCAAGACCGCGGTAGCGCGACGGGTCCGCAAAAAATCCTGCCGGATCAGCCACACCGAGTTTCTCGAGCTGAGCGGTAATTTTTGCGTACGCGTCGGCGTGCTTTACCAGCGCTTCGTAGAACGACGAACCGGTCCGTTCGGCTTCAAGCGTGATTTTACGGATAACTTCGTGCCCGTCGGAAACGCCCGCTTCGGCAAGCAGAATGTAGGCAGGTTCGGCGAGCACGCCGCCCTTCACTTTTCCGCCGGCACTCGACAGATTGCGCGACATGTTTTCGTGATCGGCCTGCAATCCGGAAACGACGCTTTTCATGCGGGCTACCGCCATCGCAAAACCCGCCAAATAGTCGGCAACGAACCGCTGACTCGCCGAGTTCGACAAGTCGCGCTGATGTTCGGAAATCTGATCCATATAGAACGTAATGACGCGCGGCGAAAACGCCTTCCACAGCGACTTCACGTGTTCGCTGTTCCAGGGATTGCGTTTCTGCGGCATGGTCGAAGAACCGACCTGAGTCGCACTGAAATATTCAAACACTTCGCCGATTTCGGAACGCTGCAAGTTGCGCAGATCGTCGGCCAAGTTCGCAATAATACCGAACGCCACGTTGCATTCCAAAAGCAGCCGCAAAAGATATTCGGGTTCCACCAGCTGCGTCGAATGTTCCGACGGTTCCAGTCCCAAATAACCCAGATAGCGGCGTTCCAGGTCTTCGGGATCTTTGACGATCATCGACGGACCGTTGTACGCGCCGACGGGTCCCGCCAGTTTTCCTTTAAGACCGTCGGAACGCGCTTCGATTTCCAAAATCGATTTTCCCAAGCGCGAAACGTATTCGGCGACGGCGAAGCCGAACGTAATCGGCACGGCGTGCTGGCCGTGCGTACGGCCGACCTGCGGAGTTTCCGCGTCGCGCGCGGCGATTTCACATAATTTGATTTCAAGTTCTTTGAGGAGCGGCAGCAGCACCTGCTGCACGCAGTCGCGCACGCGCACCGAAAGCGCCGTATCCAGAATGTCGACGCTGGTCGCACCCAAATGCACCAGCGGCGCGACTTCTTCGGGAACGAGCGTCTTCATGACGTTCACCAGCGCGCGGATATTATGCTTCGTTTTTTCTTCTTCAGCGTAAACGGCGGCGGGATCGATCGTATCGGCAACCGTGTCGAGCCGCTTTTCCATATCGGCGCA
This sequence is a window from Treponema brennaborense DSM 12168. Protein-coding genes within it:
- a CDS encoding Na/Pi cotransporter family protein — its product is MNVISIIFQLIGSIGFLLYGMKLMSDGIQKSAGESLHRVLGLMTGNRFFAVLTGLFITMIIQSSSATTVMVVSFVNAGLLSLTQSVGVIFGANIGTTVTAWIVSFFGFNFNITLFAVPMFGIGYILTLMKKLHKHAIGEALMGFGLLFLGLSLLSSAMPSLDADNVGFLAALTGKGELSILLGIAAGLAVTVIIHSSSAATAIILTMSYNGLLPWEFAAAMVLGSNIGTTIDAVLASIGTKVNARRAALVHVLFNVSGTVLAVIFFHPLLTLVDLLVPGPVQESITMHIAMLHTVFNVVNTLLFLPFTTQIARLTERLIKPKKDEMPDVYRLEIAPAGVKENAAAAVVRAEKEIADMSDVVIRMFDRITGGFADRSKTFIAANMQPLEADETYADQMQEELSKYLVHCLDLPVTDNQRNNISQMLRIVDELETMTDDCFTIALLLQRSIEKNMNFAPEDMERFEPYVRLVNQFVRLIRGNINHHLTAEKMTEAQVLEDQIDLFRKNLKKVARKRLENGADVKSELLYIDLVRNLEKIGDRAFSISEALNQTV
- a CDS encoding lyase family protein — its product is METRNIFLNISPLDHRYSLSEAAVFDSLSAHISEQAAILSCARAEIALVKAHLSVRGTLCADMEKRLDTVADTIDPAAVYAEEEKTKHNIRALVNVMKTLVPEEVAPLVHLGATSVDILDTALSVRVRDCVQQVLLPLLKELEIKLCEIAARDAETPQVGRTHGQHAVPITFGFAVAEYVSRLGKSILEIEARSDGLKGKLAGPVGAYNGPSMIVKDPEDLERRYLGYLGLEPSEHSTQLVEPEYLLRLLLECNVAFGIIANLADDLRNLQRSEIGEVFEYFSATQVGSSTMPQKRNPWNSEHVKSLWKAFSPRVITFYMDQISEHQRDLSNSASQRFVADYLAGFAMAVARMKSVVSGLQADHENMSRNLSSAGGKVKGGVLAEPAYILLAEAGVSDGHEVIRKITLEAERTGSSFYEALVKHADAYAKITAQLEKLGVADPAGFFADPSRYRGLAAEKAKRLSAKYAELMKK